A genomic region of Thunnus albacares chromosome 2, fThuAlb1.1, whole genome shotgun sequence contains the following coding sequences:
- the LOC122993282 gene encoding serine protease inhibitor 2.1-like isoform X2 — MKKFTMMRAALGIWILSAVVCVGRGHHHEGHDQDTALDSSADSVSLVTSANKEFAYRMYKKLAAHTESQGKNIFFSPASLSIALAALSVGARGETHRQLFSGLGFNSSLLTQTVVDQSFRTLLQRANKTSQEDISEGTAVFVDNRFKPQPEFLDVLKQSYFADGFEVDFTKSTDSANTINKYVEEKTNGKIDKLVESLDPSTVMYLVSYIFYKGKWATPFDPELTKKGMFTVDESTKVPVQMMNMEQEFDTYYDQAINTSVLHLPFNNSYSMLLLLPDDMATLENDICPSHVTKWLKGKVSRTYDVYIPKFSIKTSYSLRDMLIEMGMTDMFSDRADLSGISEGRELLVSEVVHKAALDVDEAGATATAATGIESKFISWIIYPVLKFNRPFMVLITEDTTENILFMGKIINPNI, encoded by the exons TTCACCATGATGCGTGCAGCTCTGGGTATCTGGATCTTATCAGCAGTGGTCTGCGTGGGCAGAGGCCATCACCATGAAGGTCACGACCAAGACACTGCACTCGACAGCAGTGCTGACAGTGTCTCACTGGTGACTTCAGCAAACAAAGAGTTTGCCTACCGTATGTACAAAAAGTTAGCAGCTCACACTGAATCTCAAGGCAAGAATATCTTCTTCTCACCAGCTAGTTTGTCCATCGCCTTGGCTGCCTTGTCTGTTGGAGCACGGGGGGAGACCCACCGGCAGCTCTTCAGTGGTCTGGGTTTCAACAGCTCTCTACTGACGCAGACAGTTGTGGATCAGTCCTTCCGTACGCTCCTACAAAGGGCAAACAAGACATCTCAAGAAGATATCAGCGAAGGGACCGCTGTGTTTGTGGATAACCGCTTCAAGCCACAGCCTGAGTTCCTGGACGTCTTGAAGCAGTCCTACTTTGCAGATGGGTTTGAAGTTGACTTCACCAAAAGCACAGACAGTGCCAACACTATCAATAAGTATGTGGAGGAGAAGACCAACGGGAAGATTGATAAGCTGGTGGAAAGCCTGGACCCAAGCACAGTCATGTATCTCGTCAGCTACATATTCTACAAAG GAAAGTGGGCGACTCCATTTGATCCCGAGCTCACCAAGAAGGGCATGTTCACTGTTGATGAGAGCACCAAG GTTCCTGTCCAGATGATGAATATGGAGCAGGAATTTGATACTTATTATGACCAGGCAATTAACACGTCGGTCCTCCACCTTCCCTTCAACAACTCCTACTccatgctgctgttgttgcctGATGATATGGCGACACTGGAGAATGACATTTGTCCAAGCCACGTCACCAAATGGCTTAAGGGGAAGGTGTCCAG GACTTATGATGTATATATTCCAAAGTTCTCCATCAAGACTTCTTACTCCCTGAGGGATATGTTGATTGAAATGGGAATGACAGACATGTTTAGTGATCGAGCAGATCTGAGCGGCATTTCAGAGGGGCGGGAACTGCTTGTCTCAGAG GTTGTGCATAAAGCTGCTCTAGATGTCGATGAGGCTGGAGCCACTGCCACAGCTGCTACAGGCATAGAATCCAAATTTATTTCCTGGATCATCTACCCTGTCTTGAAGTTCAATCGACCATTTATGGTCCTGATCACTGAGGACACCACAGAAAACATCCTCTTTATGGGCAAGATTATCAACCCAAACATCTGA
- the LOC122993297 gene encoding serine protease inhibitor 2.1-like, translated as MKKFTMMRAALGIWILSAVVCVGRGHHHEGHDQDTALDSSADSVSLVTSANKEFAYRMYKKLAAHTESQGKNIFFSPASLSIALAALSVGARGETHRQLFSSLGFNSSLLTQTDVDQYFRTLLQRANKTSQEDISEGTAVFVDNRFKPQPEFLDVLKQSYFADGFEVDFTKSTDSANTINKYVEEKTNGKIDKLVESLDPSTVMYLVSYIFYKGKWATPFDPKLTKKGMFTVDESTKVPVQMMNMEQEFDTYYDQAINTLVLHLPFNNSYSMLLLLPDDMATLENDICPSHVTKWLKGKVSRTYDVYIPKFSIKTSYSLKDMLIEMGMTDMFSDRADLSGISEGRELHVSEVVHKAALDVDEAGATAAAATGMVIIETALIIYPVLKFNRPFMVLITEDTTENILFMGKIINPNI; from the exons ATGAAGAAG TTCACCATGATGCGTGCAGCTCTGGGTATCTGGATCTTATCAGCAGTGGTCTGCGTGGGCAGAGGCCATCACCATGAAGGTCACGACCAAGACACTGCACTCGACAGCAGTGCTGACAGCGTCTCACTGGTGACTTCAGCAAACAAAGAATTTGCCTACCGTATGTACAAAAAGTTAGCAGCTCACACTGAATCTCAAGGCAAGAATATCTTCTTCTCACCAGCTAGTTTGTCCATCGCCTTGGCTGCCTTGTCTGTTGGAGCACGGGGGGAGACCCACCGGCAGCTCTTCAGTAGTCTGGGTTTCAACAGCTCTCTACTGACGCAGACAGATGTGGATCAGTACTTCCGTACGCTCCTACAAAGGGCAAACAAGACATCTCAAGAAGATATCAGCGAAgggactgctgtgtttgtggataACCGCTTCAAGCCACAGCCTGAGTTCCTGGACGTCTTGAAGCAGTCCTACTTTGCAGATGGGTTTGAAGTTGACTTCACCAAAAGCACAGACAGTGCCAACACTATCAATAAGTATGTGGAGGAGAAGACCAACGGGAAGATTGATAAGCTGGTGGAAAGCCTGGACCCAAGCACAGTCATGTATCTCGTCAGCTACATATTCTACAAAG GAAAGTGGGCGACTCCATTTGATCCCAAGCTCACCAAGAAGGGCATGTTCACTGTTGATGAGAGCACCAAG GTTCCTGTCCAGATGATGAATATGGAGCAGGAATTTGATACTTATTATGACCAGGCAATTAACACGTTGGTCCTCCACCTTCCCTTCAACAACTCCTACTccatgctgctgttgttgcctGATGATATGGCGACACTGGAGAATGACATTTGTCCAAGCCACGTCACCAAATGGCTTAAGGGGAAGGTGTCCAG GACTTATGATGTATATATTCCAAAGTTCTCCATCAAGACTTCTTACTCCCTGAAGGATATGTTGATTGAAATGGGAATGACAGACATGTTTAGTGATCGAGCAGATCTGAGCGGCATTTCAGAGGGGCGGGAACTGCATGTCTCAGAG GTTGTGCATAAAGCTGCTCTAGATGTCGATGAGGCTGGAGCCACTGCCGCAGCTGCTACAGGCATGGTCATCATTGAAACCGCTTTGATCATCTACCCTGTCTTGAAGTTCAATCGACCATTTATGGTCCTGATCACTGAGGACACCACAGAAAACATCCTCTTTATGGGCAAGATTATCAACCCAAACATCTGA
- the LOC122993311 gene encoding serine protease inhibitor 2.1-like, with product MKKFTMMRATLCMWILSAVVCVGSGHHHEGHDQDTALDSSADSVSLVTSANKEFAYRMYKKLAAHAESQGKNIFFSPASLSIALAALSVGARGETHRQLFSGLGFNSSLLTQTVVDQSFRTLLQRANKTSQEDISEGTAVFVDNHFKPQPEFLDVLKQSYFADGFEVDFTKTTDSANTINKYVEEKTNGKIDKLVESLDPSTVMYLVSYIFYKGKWATPFNPKLTKKGMFTVDESTKVPVQMMNMEQQFDTYYDQAINTSVLHLPFNNSYSMLLLLPDDMATLENDICPSHVTKWLKGKVSRTYDVYIPKFSIKTSYSLKDMLIEMGMTDMFSGRADLSGISEGRELHVSEVVHKAALDVDEAGATAAAATGIHRLLSFRHIPVLKFNRPFMVLITEDTTENILFMGKIINPNI from the exons ATGAAGAAG TTCACCATGATGCGTGCAACCCTGTGTATGTGGATCTTATCAGCAGTGGTCTGCGTGGGCAGCGGCCATCACCATGAAGGTCACGACCAAGACACTGCACTCGACAGCAGTGCTGACAGCGTCTCACTGGTGACTTCAGCAAACAAAGAGTTTGCCTACCGTATGTACAAAAAGTTAGCAGCTCACGCTGAATCTCAAGGCAAGAATATCTTCTTCTCACCAGCTAGTTTGTCCATCGCCTTGGCTGCCTTGTCTGTTGGAGCACGGGGGGAGACCCACCGGCAGCTCTTCAGTGGTCTGGGTTTCAACAGCTCTCTACTGACGCAGACAGTTGTGGATCAGTCCTTCCGTACGCTCCTACAAAGGGCAAACAAGACATCTCAAGAAGATATCAGCGAAGGGACCGCTGTGTTTGTGGATAACCACTTCAAGCCACAGCCTGAGTTCCTGGACGTCTTGAAGCAGTCCTACTTTGCAGATGGGTTTGAAGTTGACTTCACCAAAACCACAGACAGTGCCAACACTATCAATAAGTATGTGGAGGAGAAGACCAACGGGAAGATTGATAAGCTGGTGGAAAGCCTGGACCCAAGCACAGTCATGTATCTCGTCAGCTACATATTCTACAAAG GAAAGTGGGCGACTCCATTTAATCCCAAGCTCACCAAGAAGGGCATGTTCACTGTTGATGAGAGCACCAAG GTTCCTGTCCAGATGATGAATATGGAGCAGCAATTTGATACTTATTATGACCAGGCAATTAACACGTCGGTCCTCCACCTTCCCTTCAACAACTCCTACTccatgctgctgttgttgcctGATGATATGGCGACACTGGAGAATGACATTTGTCCAAGCCACGTCACCAAATGGCTTAAGGGGAAGGTGTCCAG GACTTATGATGTATATATTCCAAAGTTCTCCATCAAGACTTCTTACTCCCTGAAGGATATGTTGATTGAAATGGGAATGACAGACATGTTTAGTGGTCGAGCAGATCTGAGCGGCATTTCAGAGGGGCGGGAACTGCATGTCTCAGAG GTTGTGCATAAAGCTGCTCTAGATGTCGATGAGGCTGGAGCCACTGCCGCAGCTGCTACAGGCATACACAGACTTCTTTCCTTCCGCCACATCCCTGTCTTGAAGTTCAATCGACCATTTATGGTCCTGATCACTGAGGACACCACAGAAAACATCCTCTTTATGGGCAAGATTATCAACCCAAACATCTGA
- the carnmt1 gene encoding carnosine N-methyltransferase isoform X2, with the protein MAETAEGAQGGQYFNKERTKYSPEEEAKLERQHFWRIIDAFRFYRVHIQEHVKRAERQFHSLPQRHQNLLPAVQSNLARISKCADHNQEVLQAIIHNSIHMFENIEYGEREDPRKVRPSSTFDMDKLKSTIKQFVRDWSETGQAERDSCYQPIIQEIQRLFPSDQYDVSKVSVLVPGAGLGRLAWEIARLGYICQGNEWSFFMLFSSNFVLNRCEKVNSLTLYPWIHQFSNNKKSLDQTRPIRFPDINPQSLPLDSDFSMVAGDFLEVYTDPDSWDCVATCFFIDTAHNVIQYVETIWNILKPGGVWINLDSSMSTLFALMTTLHTIGSISTSFMRSTAVSL; encoded by the exons ATGGCCGAAACAGCCGAAGGAGCGCAAGGAGGACAGTATTTTaacaaagaaagaacaaaatacAGCCCCGAGGAGGAGGCCAAGCTTGAAAGGCAACATTTCTGGAGAATAATCGATGCTTTTAGATTTTACAG GGTCCATATCCAGGAGCATGTCAAGCGTGCCGAGCGTCAGTTTCACAGCCTACCCCAGCGCCACCAGAATCTGCTGCCGGCTGTTCAGTCCAACCTGGCCCGCATCAGCAAGTGTGCAGACCACAACCAGGAGGTGCTGCAGGCCATCATCCACAACAGCATCCACATGTTTGAGAACATTGAGTATGGCGAGAGG GAGGATCCGAGGAAGGTGCGCCCATCCTCTACGTTTGACATGGACAAGCTCAAGTCCACCATAAAGCAGTTTGTCAGAGACTGGAGTGAGACTGGCCAGGCCGAAAGGGACTCCTGCTACCAGCCCATCATCCAAGAGATCCAAAGACTCTTCCCAAGTGACCAATA TGATGTGTCTAAGGTGAGCGTGCTGGTTCCGGGTGCTGGTCTTGGCCGTCTAGCCTGGGAGATCGCTCGGCTGGGATATATCTGTCAGGGCAACGAGTGGAGCTTCTTCATGCTCTTCTCTTCAAACTTTGTTCTCAATAG GTGTGAAAAGGTGAACTCTCTGACCCTGTACCCTTGGATCCACCAGTTTAGCAACAACAAGAAATCGTTAGACCAGACACGACCTATCAGATTCCCCGATATCAACCCTCAAAGCTTACCACTGGATTCAGACTTCTCCATGGTAGCAGGGGACTTCCTGGAGGTCTACACAGACCCAG ATTCCTGGGACTGTGTGGCTACCTGCTTCTTTATCGATACAGCTCACAAcgtcatacagtatgtggagaCCATCTGGAACATTCTTAAGCCTGGTGGAGTTTGGATCAACCTGG attcctcaatGTCGAcactgtttgccttgatgacaACTTTGCACACGATTGGCAGTATCTcaaccagcttcatgag